The DNA window TTGTAAATGGTGCTAATGCTTCAGGAAAAAGTAATTTGCTTGAAGCATTTGAGTTTTTGAAAGAATTTTGGTTTAATACTACTGATAACAAAATGGAAAAAACAGGTGTAATTCCGTTTCTGTTAGATGGTAAAACACCAAATAATCCGACTTATTTTAAGTTAAATTTTTATGTAAATAAGAAAAAGTATAGTTATTACCTTGAATTAAATCAGGCTGTGGTTATTTCAGAGAAATTAGATTATTATCCGGGACATCAACCTGCAAATATTTTTACAAGAACTATTGATAGGAATATATCAAAAATTGAGTTTGGTCCTAAAATAAAAATAAGTCAAATAGCAAAAGAACAAATAGCAACATTATGTTTGTCGAACATGTCTGTTTTTTCAGCCTATACAAAAGTAAATATAAATGTTCCTGAAATTGAGGATGCTCTAATTTGGATGAGAGAAAAATTTATGAATATTGTTGAACCAAACACAAGACTTATTGAATATGCAGAAATGTCAATTTTTGAAAATCAAAAATTGAAAAAAGATATATTGGCTTATCTTCAAAAAGCCGATTTCAATATTTCAGATATAGATATAAAAGATGTACAAAAAACGCTACCTGATTTTTTTATAGATAGTATCACAAAAGATAAAACTATTCCTTTAAGCGAAGTAGAAAGAATT is part of the Bacteroidales bacterium genome and encodes:
- a CDS encoding AAA family ATPase: MIHSLTIKNFLSFKEEVTFSFEATNDKKLENYHIVEVVPGVKLLKIGIVNGANASGKSNLLEAFEFLKEFWFNTTDNKMEKTGVIPFLLDGKTPNNPTYFKLNFYVNKKKYSYYLELNQAVVISEKLDYYPGHQPANIFTRTIDRNISKIEFGPKIKISQIAKEQIATLCLSNMSVFSAYTKVNINVPEIEDALIWMREKFMNIVEPNTRLIEYAEMSIFENQKLKKDILAYLQKADFNISDIDIKDVQKTLPDFFIDSITKDKTIPLSEVERIKNEKTVTVKEIDFLHKVVNSKGQEEHYPLNKDYQSEGTLRALGIGTVILRAIERNAFLCIDEIESKLHPRLIEFVLEQFIRNSKESQLLVATHYDGLYDEDDMFRKDNFWFTEKKQDGSTNLYSLADFRALNRISSIQKAYKLGKFGAVPEIS